The following coding sequences are from one Xiphophorus couchianus chromosome 22, X_couchianus-1.0, whole genome shotgun sequence window:
- the prorsd1 gene encoding prolyl-tRNA synthetase associated domain-containing protein 1, translating into MNEDLRAELQDFLRKLNIQTSCVEHPPVFTVEEMMPHLQDVSGAVTKNLFLKDKKKKGLWLVSARHDRQVNLNDLAKKLGIGSGNLRFADEAAMMEKLKVGQGCASALALLFDSDRSVRLVLDRDLLDGGHQLVYFHPMTNSATMGLRPQDLLRFLRETGHEPVLEIFD; encoded by the exons ATGAATGAAGACCTGCGGGCCGAGCTGCAGGACTTCCTGCGGAAGCTGAACATCCAGACCAGCTGCGTGGAGCATCCTCCG GTGTTCACGGTGGAGGAGATGATGCCTCACCTGCAGGACGTGAGCGGCGCCGTCACCAAGAACCTCTTCCTGaaggacaagaagaagaaaggccTGTGGCTAGTGTCGGCTCGCCACGACCGCCAG GTGAACCTGAATGATCTGGCCAAGAAGCTTGGCATCGGCAGCGGCAACCTGCGCTTCGCCGACGAGGCCGCCATGATGGAGAAACTCAAG GTGGGTCAGGGCTGCGCCTCGGCGCTGGCGCTGCTGTTCGACTCGGACCGGAGCGTCCGGCTGGTTCTGGACCGGGACCTGCTGGACGGCGGCCATCAGCTGGTCTACTTCCACCCCATGACCAACAGCGCCACCATGGGGCTGCGGCCGCAGGACCTGCTGCGCTTCCTCAGGGAGACGGGTCACGAACCCGTCCTGGAGATCTTCGACTAG